A single window of Rhizobium sp. SL42 DNA harbors:
- a CDS encoding FtsK/SpoIIIE family DNA translocase, with the protein MNRGNSAALPEHSARFVLTAFVLRQIYSLAGFGLFLLLVLAVASLATWNVADPSLSYATDNQPTNILGLSGAVFADLMMQFFGLASLLALLPVLAWSFALIGARRLTRVPGRLAAWLVGALVAAATVGCFPPPLTWPLPSGTGGVLGDLILRFPALFIGAYPTGTFAMVMGSILAVPTAWLLLFAAGIVGRSEPEIPAPQTKVPADKSRNLAQAIEADDDDEPEGPIALALGALAHNWYTTRARLRRLFGLKPAERSRRDFDQPYDFNDDEFGTLNEPSRPKAPALHARQEPVLEGAPRATTRSIISPPPMASGHFDDDDNAFDMDDMPRPAGILPDDEDDWNAAPAAPSRNLGAGRSSPRVSAPASRPKPGARVERDAQGSLLRPDGFQLPSVHLLAEPRAVARDATLSADALEHNARLLEGVLDDFGVKGEIIHVRPGPVVTLYELEPAPGIKSSRVIGLADDIARSMSAIAARVAVVPGRNAIGIELPNQTRETVYLRELIGSKDFDGNKAKLAMALGKTIGGEPVIADLAKMPHLLVAGTTGSGKSVAINTMILSLLYRLPPEKCRLIMIDPKMLELSVYDGIPHLLSPVVTDPKKAVVALKWTVREMEERYKKMSKIGVRNIDGFNSRVEQALEKGEVLTRTVQTGFDRQTGEAIYETEEFDLQPIPYIVVIIDEMADLMMVAGKDIEGAVQRLAQMARAAGIHVIMATQRPSVDVITGTIKANFPTRISFQVTSKIDSRTILGEQGAEQLLGMGDMLYMAGGGRIQRVHGPFVSDNEVEEIVAYLKTQGSPQYLDAITIDDDDGDEGGGPAGTSNLSESDDPYDQAVAIVLRDGKASTSYVQRRLGIGYNRAASLIERMEKEGIIGPANHAGKREILVPTESDIER; encoded by the coding sequence ATGAACAGAGGAAATTCGGCAGCGCTTCCCGAACACTCGGCTCGCTTTGTGCTGACCGCTTTCGTATTGCGCCAGATCTACTCCCTGGCCGGTTTTGGGCTCTTCCTGCTGCTGGTGCTCGCGGTCGCGTCGCTCGCCACCTGGAATGTCGCCGATCCGAGCCTGTCCTATGCCACTGACAACCAGCCGACCAATATCCTCGGGCTCTCGGGTGCGGTCTTCGCCGATCTGATGATGCAGTTCTTCGGCCTGGCCAGCCTTCTGGCCCTGCTGCCGGTGCTGGCCTGGTCCTTCGCCCTGATCGGCGCGCGCAGACTGACCCGCGTGCCCGGTCGCCTTGCCGCGTGGCTGGTCGGCGCGCTGGTTGCCGCAGCCACCGTCGGCTGTTTTCCACCGCCGCTGACATGGCCGCTGCCGAGCGGCACCGGCGGCGTACTGGGCGACCTGATCCTGCGCTTCCCGGCCCTCTTCATCGGCGCCTACCCGACCGGGACCTTTGCCATGGTGATGGGCTCCATCCTCGCCGTGCCGACGGCCTGGCTTCTGCTGTTTGCCGCCGGCATTGTCGGCCGCAGCGAACCGGAAATTCCGGCACCCCAGACCAAGGTCCCGGCAGACAAGAGCCGCAACCTGGCGCAAGCCATCGAGGCCGATGACGACGATGAGCCGGAAGGTCCGATCGCGCTGGCGCTCGGCGCGCTCGCCCATAACTGGTACACGACGCGCGCGCGCCTGCGCCGCCTGTTCGGCCTGAAGCCGGCCGAGCGCAGCCGCCGCGACTTCGACCAGCCCTACGACTTCAACGATGATGAATTCGGCACGCTGAACGAACCTAGTCGTCCCAAGGCGCCGGCATTGCATGCCCGGCAGGAGCCGGTGCTCGAGGGTGCTCCGCGGGCAACCACCCGCTCCATCATTTCGCCGCCGCCGATGGCCAGCGGCCATTTCGACGACGACGACAATGCATTCGACATGGACGACATGCCGCGCCCCGCCGGAATCCTGCCCGACGACGAAGACGACTGGAATGCAGCCCCGGCCGCGCCGTCGCGCAATCTCGGCGCCGGCCGCAGCTCGCCGCGCGTCTCCGCGCCCGCCAGCCGCCCCAAGCCCGGCGCCCGGGTCGAACGCGACGCCCAGGGCTCGCTGCTGCGCCCCGACGGCTTCCAGCTTCCCTCCGTGCACCTGCTCGCCGAACCCCGTGCCGTTGCCCGCGACGCGACGCTGTCGGCCGATGCATTGGAGCACAATGCCCGCCTGCTCGAAGGCGTACTCGACGATTTCGGCGTCAAGGGCGAGATCATCCATGTCCGCCCCGGCCCGGTCGTGACACTCTACGAACTGGAGCCGGCACCGGGCATCAAGTCGTCACGAGTCATCGGCCTTGCCGACGACATCGCACGCTCGATGAGCGCGATCGCCGCCCGTGTTGCCGTGGTGCCTGGCCGCAACGCCATCGGCATCGAATTGCCCAACCAGACCAGGGAGACGGTCTATCTGCGCGAGCTGATCGGCTCGAAGGACTTCGACGGCAACAAGGCCAAGCTCGCCATGGCGCTCGGCAAGACCATCGGCGGCGAACCTGTCATCGCCGACCTTGCCAAGATGCCGCATCTGCTGGTCGCCGGCACCACGGGCTCCGGCAAGTCGGTGGCGATCAACACGATGATCCTGTCGCTGCTCTACCGGCTGCCGCCGGAAAAGTGCCGCCTGATCATGATCGACCCGAAAATGCTCGAACTCTCGGTCTACGACGGCATACCGCATCTTCTGTCGCCTGTGGTGACGGATCCCAAGAAGGCCGTCGTTGCGCTGAAATGGACCGTCCGCGAGATGGAAGAGCGCTACAAGAAGATGTCGAAGATCGGCGTGCGCAATATCGACGGCTTCAACAGCCGCGTCGAGCAGGCGCTGGAAAAGGGCGAGGTCCTGACCCGCACCGTGCAGACCGGCTTCGACCGCCAGACCGGCGAGGCGATCTACGAGACCGAGGAATTCGACCTGCAGCCGATCCCCTATATCGTCGTGATCATCGACGAGATGGCCGACCTGATGATGGTCGCCGGCAAGGACATCGAAGGTGCCGTGCAGCGACTTGCCCAGATGGCGCGTGCCGCCGGCATCCACGTGATCATGGCCACCCAGCGCCCGTCGGTCGATGTCATCACCGGCACGATCAAGGCCAACTTCCCGACCCGCATCTCCTTCCAGGTGACCTCGAAGATCGACAGCCGCACGATCCTCGGCGAACAGGGCGCCGAACAGCTGCTCGGCATGGGCGACATGCTCTACATGGCCGGTGGCGGCCGAATCCAGCGTGTCCACGGGCCGTTTGTCTCCGACAACGAGGTCGAGGAAATCGTCGCCTACCTGAAGACGCAAGGCTCGCCGCAATATCTCGACGCCATCACGATTGACGATGACGATGGCGATGAGGGCGGCGGACCGGCCGGCACATCCAACCTGTCCGAATCCGACGATCCCTATGACCAGGCGGTCGCGATCGTGCTGCGCGACGGCAAGGCATCCACGTCCTATGTCCAGCGCCGGCTCGGCATAGGTTATAACCGCGCCGCCTCGCTGATCGAACGCATGGAGAAGGAAGGCATCATCGGCCCGGCCAATCACGCCGGAAAGCGCGAGATCCTCGTGCCGACGGAATCCGACATCGAAAGGTGA
- a CDS encoding LON peptidase substrate-binding domain-containing protein has product MQVGNARYLTAGDLPETIPVFPISGVLLLPGGQLPLNVFEPRYLALFDAALSGNRLIGMIQPAMSEPQTNILPERPALSQVGCIGRITSFTETGDGRYVISLSGICRFRLLDEVAGSKPYRTFHIAPFMTDLTTGDDEGQVDRVGLLAAFRAYLEANKLEADWESVERASNVMLVNSLSMMSPFGPAEKQALLEAPDLKTRAETLIAITEIVLARTFGDADSMLQ; this is encoded by the coding sequence ATGCAAGTGGGAAATGCCAGATATCTGACCGCGGGTGACCTGCCGGAGACTATCCCCGTATTCCCGATCTCCGGCGTGCTGCTTTTGCCCGGCGGGCAGTTGCCGCTCAATGTTTTTGAACCGCGCTATCTGGCGCTGTTCGACGCGGCCCTTTCCGGCAACCGGCTCATCGGCATGATCCAGCCGGCGATGAGCGAGCCGCAGACCAATATCCTGCCGGAAAGGCCAGCCCTGTCACAGGTCGGCTGCATCGGCCGCATCACATCGTTCACCGAGACCGGCGACGGCCGCTATGTCATCTCGCTCTCGGGGATCTGCCGGTTCCGGCTGCTGGACGAAGTGGCTGGCTCCAAGCCCTACCGGACATTCCACATCGCGCCCTTCATGACCGACCTCACCACCGGCGATGATGAGGGCCAGGTCGACCGCGTCGGCCTTCTGGCCGCCTTCCGTGCCTATCTCGAGGCCAACAAGCTGGAAGCGGACTGGGAAAGCGTCGAGCGCGCCAGCAATGTGATGCTGGTCAATTCGCTGTCGATGATGTCGCCTTTCGGTCCGGCGGAAAAGCAGGCGCTTCTCGAAGCCCCGGACCTCAAGACCCGCGCCGAGACGCTGATCGCCATCACCGAGATCGTGCTCGCCCGCACCTTCGGCGATGCCGACAGCATGCTGCAGTAG
- a CDS encoding Trm112 family protein, whose product MVENRTSLVDPKLLELLVCPLTQNTLKFDREHNELISEKARLAYPIRDGIPIMLVSEARKLED is encoded by the coding sequence ATGGTCGAGAACCGCACCAGCCTGGTCGATCCGAAACTGCTGGAACTGCTGGTCTGCCCCCTGACGCAGAACACGCTGAAATTCGATCGCGAGCACAATGAACTGATCTCGGAAAAGGCTCGGCTTGCCTATCCGATCCGCGATGGCATCCCGATCATGCTGGTGTCGGAAGCCCGCAAGCTGGAAGACTGA
- a CDS encoding ammonium transporter: MSFAKLNSTLLRIGAASAAMLAPVVAFAQEAAPAAAEAVAAAAPTMSVDKGDTTWMLVSALLVLLMTVPGLGLFYGGLVRAKNMLSVLMQVTTIAAVAMIVWVVYGYSLTFTNGGGMNSFVGGFSKMFLAGVDVSTMAESFSKGVAIPELIFVCFQMTFAAITPGLIVGAFAERVKFSAVILFSILWLTFVYFPIAHMVWFWGGPSAYADPSGLIFGFGAIDFAGGTVVHINAGVAGLIGAIMVGKRTGFGKEMMAPHSMTMTLIGAGLLWVGWFGFNAGSNLESNGYAALAMINTFLATAAALLSWSLVETFSRGKASMLGAVSGAVAGLVVITPAAGFAGPMGAIVMGLIVSPVCYFFCSTVKNKFGYDDTADVFGIHGVGGIIGALLTGVFVNPALGGAGIVDYSTADFAATYAGTATQVFNQLKGVVVTILWCGIISAILYKVVDVVIGLRVPVEAEREGLDLASHGEAAYHN; the protein is encoded by the coding sequence ATGTCATTTGCCAAGTTGAATTCCACATTGCTGCGCATTGGCGCCGCGTCGGCAGCAATGCTGGCGCCGGTTGTCGCCTTCGCGCAAGAAGCAGCACCTGCTGCTGCCGAAGCGGTTGCTGCCGCGGCACCCACCATGTCCGTAGACAAGGGTGACACCACCTGGATGCTCGTCTCGGCCCTGCTGGTCCTTTTGATGACCGTTCCGGGCCTCGGCCTGTTCTACGGCGGCCTCGTCCGCGCAAAGAACATGCTGTCGGTTCTTATGCAGGTTACCACCATTGCTGCGGTCGCCATGATCGTCTGGGTCGTCTACGGCTACTCCCTGACCTTCACCAACGGCGGCGGCATGAATTCGTTCGTCGGCGGCTTCTCCAAGATGTTCCTGGCTGGCGTTGACGTCAGCACCATGGCCGAGAGCTTTTCCAAGGGCGTAGCCATTCCGGAACTGATCTTCGTCTGCTTCCAGATGACCTTTGCCGCCATCACCCCGGGCCTGATCGTCGGCGCCTTTGCCGAACGCGTCAAGTTCTCGGCCGTCATCCTCTTCTCCATCCTGTGGCTGACCTTCGTCTACTTCCCGATCGCCCACATGGTTTGGTTCTGGGGTGGCCCGAGCGCCTATGCGGATCCGTCGGGCCTGATCTTCGGTTTCGGCGCCATCGACTTCGCCGGCGGTACCGTCGTGCACATCAACGCTGGCGTTGCTGGCCTGATCGGCGCAATCATGGTCGGCAAGCGCACCGGCTTCGGCAAGGAAATGATGGCTCCGCACTCGATGACCATGACCCTGATCGGCGCAGGCCTTCTCTGGGTTGGTTGGTTCGGCTTCAACGCCGGCTCGAACCTCGAATCGAACGGTTACGCCGCTCTCGCCATGATCAACACCTTCCTCGCCACAGCAGCTGCCCTTCTCTCCTGGTCGCTGGTGGAAACCTTCTCGCGCGGCAAGGCTTCGATGCTCGGCGCTGTTTCCGGTGCCGTTGCCGGTCTCGTCGTCATAACCCCGGCCGCTGGCTTCGCCGGCCCGATGGGTGCAATCGTCATGGGCCTGATTGTCTCCCCGGTCTGCTACTTCTTCTGCTCGACCGTGAAGAACAAGTTCGGCTACGACGACACTGCTGACGTTTTCGGCATCCACGGCGTTGGCGGCATCATCGGCGCTTTGCTCACCGGTGTATTCGTCAACCCGGCTCTTGGCGGTGCTGGCATCGTCGACTACTCGACGGCCGATTTCGCAGCCACCTATGCCGGTACGGCCACCCAGGTCTTCAACCAGCTGAAAGGCGTCGTCGTCACCATCCTGTGGTGCGGCATCATCTCGGCGATCCTCTACAAGGTCGTCGATGTCGTGATCGGCCTGCGCGTTCCGGTCGAAGCCGAACGCGAAGGTCTCGACCTCGCCTCGCACGGCGAAGCGGCCTACCACAACTAA
- a CDS encoding P-II family nitrogen regulator yields the protein MGNQMKIVMAIIKPFKLDEVREALTAVGIQGLTVTEVKGYGRQKGHTEIYRGTEYAVSFLPKLKIEIAVSSELADKAVEAIASSAKTGQIGDGKIFVYPIDQAVRIRTGETNTEAL from the coding sequence ATGGGAAACCAGATGAAGATTGTGATGGCTATCATAAAGCCGTTCAAGCTGGACGAGGTGCGCGAAGCCCTCACCGCTGTGGGCATCCAGGGCCTGACCGTGACCGAGGTCAAGGGATACGGACGCCAAAAGGGACATACTGAAATCTACCGCGGCACGGAATATGCCGTCAGCTTTCTGCCGAAACTGAAGATCGAGATCGCAGTTTCCTCCGAGCTTGCGGACAAGGCTGTTGAAGCCATCGCATCGTCGGCCAAGACCGGTCAGATCGGCGACGGCAAGATCTTTGTCTATCCGATTGATCAGGCCGTGCGTATCCGCACCGGCGAAACCAATACCGAAGCTCTGTAA
- a CDS encoding ubiquinone biosynthesis hydroxylase, producing the protein MSTRAKDFAMLDVLVVGGGYVGLSVAVAIKQAAPHLSVEVIEAAPENAWTKDPRASAIIAAATKMLDVFGLWDRIEPDAQPINRMIVTDSKTSDPVRPVFLTFDGAVEDGRPFAHMIPNVSMVAALRDACADAGIAIRHGLRATGFRDTGPSAELTLSDGATVAARLVVACDGVRSKLRDLAGIKTVTWNYNQSGIVTTVEHERPHEGVAEEHFLPAGPFAILPLKGNRSSLVWTERTADADRLVASDELVFEAELERRFGHKLGQIRATEDRRAFPLGLTLARAFVAPRLALAGDAAHGIHPISGQGLNLGFKDVAALAETIVDADRLGLDIGSLNVLERYQTWRRFDTFRMGVTTDVLNRLFSNDVTPVRVLRDFGLGIVDRLPSIKGYLIREAAGTSSGEGPRLLSGQSI; encoded by the coding sequence ATGTCTACAAGAGCAAAGGATTTCGCCATGCTGGATGTGCTGGTTGTCGGCGGCGGCTATGTCGGTCTTTCGGTTGCGGTTGCGATCAAGCAGGCTGCGCCCCATCTGAGTGTCGAGGTGATCGAGGCAGCCCCGGAGAATGCTTGGACGAAGGATCCGCGCGCCTCCGCGATCATTGCGGCTGCAACGAAGATGCTTGATGTCTTCGGTCTCTGGGACCGTATCGAGCCGGATGCCCAGCCGATCAACCGGATGATCGTGACCGATTCGAAGACATCCGATCCGGTGCGACCGGTGTTTCTGACGTTTGACGGTGCGGTCGAAGACGGGCGTCCCTTTGCCCATATGATCCCGAATGTCAGCATGGTGGCTGCCCTGCGTGATGCCTGCGCCGATGCCGGTATCGCGATCCGCCATGGACTGCGGGCCACCGGTTTTCGTGACACGGGTCCGTCCGCCGAACTCACCCTGTCGGATGGCGCGACCGTTGCCGCGCGGCTCGTGGTCGCCTGCGATGGCGTGCGCTCCAAGCTGCGCGATCTTGCCGGAATCAAGACCGTCACCTGGAACTACAACCAGTCCGGCATCGTCACCACGGTCGAGCATGAGCGTCCGCATGAGGGCGTGGCCGAAGAGCATTTCCTGCCCGCCGGCCCGTTTGCCATCCTGCCGCTCAAGGGCAACCGTTCCTCGCTGGTCTGGACGGAACGCACGGCCGATGCCGATCGGCTGGTCGCTTCCGACGAACTCGTCTTCGAGGCCGAGCTGGAGCGGCGCTTCGGCCACAAGCTCGGCCAGATCCGCGCAACGGAAGATCGCCGTGCCTTCCCGCTCGGCCTGACGCTGGCGCGCGCCTTCGTGGCGCCGCGTCTGGCGCTGGCGGGCGATGCCGCCCATGGCATCCATCCGATTTCGGGCCAGGGTCTCAATCTCGGCTTCAAGGACGTGGCAGCGCTTGCCGAAACGATTGTCGATGCCGACCGGCTCGGGCTCGACATCGGTTCGCTCAACGTGCTCGAGCGCTACCAGACCTGGCGGCGCTTCGACACGTTCCGCATGGGCGTCACCACGGATGTGCTCAATCGGCTGTTTTCCAACGATGTCACGCCGGTCCGGGTGCTGCGCGATTTTGGTCTCGGGATTGTCGACCGTCTGCCGAGCATCAAGGGCTATCTGATCCGCGAGGCTGCCGGCACGTCAAGCGGCGAGGGGCCGCGGTTGCTGTCCGGCCAGTCGATCTGA
- the tesB gene encoding acyl-CoA thioesterase II → MSQPHEQTKPMQDLIERLDLEKLEENLFRGNSPQNGWQRVFGGLVIAQALMAAQRCVDADRLVHSLHAYFMRPGDPSVPIVYQVERIRDGASFTTRRVLAIQHGKAIFSMSASFQLAEPGFDHQVTIPDVPRPEQLMGETEFREAFLAKAPDMVKKYWGRERPIEIRPVSLVHYLSKEKLDPQAHIWVRATGIVPEDGHYRAAILAYLSDMTLLDTSLYAHGTSIFDPDLQVASLDHAMWFHRPCALDDWLLYTQDSPSAAGARGMTRGSIFTRDGRLVASVAQEGLIRKRAND, encoded by the coding sequence ATGTCGCAGCCACATGAACAGACGAAACCGATGCAGGACCTGATCGAGCGCCTCGACCTGGAAAAGCTGGAGGAAAACCTGTTTCGCGGCAACAGCCCGCAGAATGGCTGGCAGCGCGTTTTCGGCGGGCTGGTGATTGCCCAGGCCCTGATGGCCGCGCAACGCTGTGTCGATGCCGATCGCCTGGTGCATTCGCTGCATGCCTATTTCATGCGGCCCGGCGATCCTTCAGTGCCGATCGTCTATCAGGTCGAGCGCATTCGCGATGGTGCCAGCTTCACCACGCGCCGCGTCCTCGCCATCCAGCATGGCAAGGCCATCTTCTCCATGTCAGCCTCCTTCCAGCTCGCCGAACCGGGCTTCGACCACCAGGTCACCATTCCCGATGTGCCACGGCCCGAACAGCTGATGGGCGAGACGGAATTCCGCGAGGCCTTCCTCGCCAAAGCGCCGGACATGGTGAAGAAATACTGGGGTCGGGAGCGGCCGATCGAGATCCGTCCCGTGTCGCTGGTGCATTACCTGTCGAAGGAAAAGCTCGACCCGCAGGCGCATATCTGGGTCCGCGCCACCGGCATCGTTCCCGAAGATGGCCACTACCGGGCAGCAATCCTGGCCTATCTGTCCGACATGACCCTGCTCGACACCTCGCTTTATGCCCATGGAACGTCGATCTTCGATCCCGACCTCCAGGTGGCAAGCCTAGATCATGCGATGTGGTTCCACCGGCCCTGCGCGCTCGACGACTGGCTGCTCTACACCCAGGACAGCCCGAGCGCTGCCGGAGCCCGCGGCATGACCCGCGGCAGCATTTTCACCCGTGATGGCCGCCTCGTCGCTTCGGTCGCCCAGGAAGGGTTGATCCGCAAAAGGGCAAATGATTAA